The DNA region CGACACCGAGTGCCAGCATGAACCAGGCACTGCCCGACATTCCACTCCCGGCCGTCGACAGGTACACCGAATAACTCCCCGATATAAAAGCGATGAGACTCCCGTAGAGCCGCATCGTCGATATCGGTGATGTGGGCTCTCCCATGTCCGCCACTATCATTTGTCGTACGTGTTTATCCCGGCCACTTGGTTTGCGGGGCACTTCTGCGTCGTTCCAGTAATAACGAAGATCGCGCCAGCGACGAGGATGAGTGCTGTCACGGCCAGTCCGACAGTCCCCGCAAGTCCGATATCGAGATAGCCAGCGAGGAGTG from Haladaptatus paucihalophilus DX253 includes:
- a CDS encoding YgaP family membrane protein; this translates as MEKNVGGLDRTARLIGGPILVAIGVALLAGYLDIGLAGTVGLAVTALILVAGAIFVITGTTQKCPANQVAGINTYDK